The genomic region AAAAGCAAGCCTCCGTTGTCAACAGCATTGTTACTTAAAAACTACAGGATATTTTTACATTTACACCAGATGTTCTAGTAAAACAGGTTTCTCTGGATTAAAAATGGGCCTTAGAATGTCTTTATATTTGATCCATAACTGACTTGTCCACTAGCCCTAACTGTTGCTTTTAATCTTGAGTTACATTCGGTTTCATCTCTCTGAAAGCTCTTCAGTCCTGTGGGCATTATTTATCCATGGTGaggttatttttgttgttttctcccttccctcccacaAGCCAGCATGCTATACGGGGTTGGAGAGTGCCTGGGAGAAAAGGGGAATTTGTGAAAATTGCACCCTTTCTATTTGTGAAAGCCTTCACTGAACAGAGCTCAGAAACAGAGAACAAGATCTGTAGAGAGAATGCTGTATCCAAGACAAATTTAGTGATGATGTGGAAGGGTGTGGTGGTACTAGCGCCATTCagtagaaaaataagaaaaataaaccaGCCACAACTCAGAGAAGCAAAAGTGtgtgccaaaaaacaaaaacaaaaaaaaacacaaaaccaaggCTAAAATCCTTTAACACCTGCTAGGGGATAGGCCCCAATGAGCACAGCAaggcttaaggtaaagggacccctgaccgttaggtccagtcgtggctgactctggggttgcggcgctcatctcgctttattggctgagggagctggcgtacagcttccgggtcatgtggccagcatgactaagccgcttctggcgaaaccagagcagcgcacggaaacgctgtttaccttcccaccggagtggtacctatttatctacttgcactctgatgtgctttcgaactgctaggttggcaggagctgggaccgaacaacaggagctaaccctgtcgcggggattcgaaccgctgaccttctgatcggcaagcccaagaggctctatagtttaacccacagcgccacccgcgtccccagcaaggcttacatctgagtaaatatTCATTGGACTGAAgtgtaaataattaaaaatacaggCAAGTATTCCACATTTTACATATCTGAAGCCTCAGTCTCAAGATTGAGAAATTTTCTGGTATGTGACACATGTTACAGAGTGGTAGGGTGGCCTTAATTTGAGCCACTCCTGAAGCTAAGGAAATACAAGAAGTGATAATGCCATCAGCTGTACAGCACATTGACTTCCTGGCACCAAAGGGACAAGTGACACTGCCATGGCATGAAAATACAATAACCTGAGCAAGACACATGATACACtgccaataaaacaaaatatggaGCGCCACAGTGGTGGAACAGCGTTTATTGACAGCAAGCATGTTGCCAGTAATTAATGGGTAGACAGGGCCACGGTCAGTTTTGCTTTCTGGCTTTATTTACGGCCCCATGGCTAGAGCAAAACCTTTCCAGTCAAATTAAATTGTATATATTCCCCACGCACATTTTGCATTCCTACAGCTCAATTCTAGCAGCAACTTGGGCTGATGCAGCTGTCCTGCCAATCAAAGCATCACTAACCTTTACATTACAATTAGAAGTGGCTCATGTGCATTTGTGTTGAACTTTGCAGTTCCTAAGGACTATAAAAGCCAACAGCATACTACAAATGGAGGGTCTCCACtcacattgttcagcccggacactgaagtccagctctgagagccttctggtggttctctcactgcaagaagtgaagctatagggaactgggcagagggtctttttggtggtggcgccctcccatcagatgtcaaggagataaagaactacacaacttttagaagacatctgaaggcagccctgtatagggtatggttttttaatgtttaatgttctgtTATACTTTTATATCTGctggaaacctagccagatggacaggatatttactactactactactactattactaccacCCTGTTCTCACTCCTTCTCTTCCAGAGCACCACAGCGACCCTTGTGCAGTAATACTGTGTCATTCGCTTCTACATCTATAGGAGAAGTGCTGGCATAATAATGGTTCAGTCAGAAATTAGGTCTCAATGTGATCTTACTCTGCCAAGGAACCAAGACTGTATGATAATGGAGCTATTTTTTCTCTTAGAAACTTCTGAGTTGGGTTGTGACAAGAGAACAAGTGATCTTTGGATCTGCCTCATACCTGTATGTGTTCTTCTGTGAGCTTTCAGGTGGGAGCTTTTAGTGTAAACCTTGTTGCAGCCTTCGTAGTCACATCGGTGTATTCTGCGCTTCCTTTGCGTGTCTGGAGATTCCACAGGTAAAGGCCTCTTACCAGGCTGAACGATAACTGAAGGGTGATTCCTGCATGAAGTTAAGCCGCAGGTCAACGATGAAATCTGCTTAGCTACATCCCCCTTAATGTTACACCACAGAGCTCCTTTATTCACTACCCCCTCTGTCTTTTGGCAGCCTAAACAACATTACATGCATGTGGAAGAATTCAAGCAAGCTTAGCAAATTTCATGGTCTTTCGTGGTAATATTTTGGCTCTCTTCCCTGCTGGGGGTTTTATTCATTCTGTGGGATGAACAACAAAAAAATCTCCAGAGCATGCTAGGCTTTTTCGTTTATTTTTAAGATCAGGCTCTTGTTTCCCAGACAAGCATACTGTATTTAGATTTTCCAAATTCTCAGTTAGTGCTTCCAGTGAACGTCTATTGCTTTTGTTGACATATTTTCCTTCTGCTTaggaaagaaattttaaaaatgagctgGCTCACAGCTTTTTTACATTATTAAACCCACCAGTTCTTTCTTAAGAGGCTTTATTCTCAATTCCCCTAGAGACCAATTAAGAATTTCCTGTTTAGGGCTGGCATAAGGGTGCGGCCTCTCCTCACCACTGATGTCAATCCCTAAAAGTAGAGTTTCGTCTGTATGTGCCACACCCACAGGATGTCAAAAATCGACTCTTAGGCTTCCATCAGTTGGAGGCGTGTGGCCTTACCAGAGCACATTATGCACACTAAGAGCATTTGGCCTAGGAATAACCCTTAAAAGCAGGCAGTAACAGCTGTGCAGTTCTGTATCCGTACACGTTTATAGAAACGACAGCTATCCATTCATTATTTCTAATTAGAAAGCAGAAAGCCCCATCTCTTATTTCCTGCATCTAGAACTTCTGTCTTTAAAAAAAGTGGGACTTCAGTAAGTGATTGTGCAATTTCTGCaagattgttttttgtttttgttttttaaaaaggaactgtaTGTGGTACAAGTGGTGATATGAGGAGGAATAATGTAGAAGAGCTATCAACATATCAGAGGTAACTATGTCATGAAGCCCAATCAATAAAGAGTGTTTTTGGTAACTTATCATGGTGCAGAGCTAATAGGGCACACAGACTTCAAAAAGAACCAATCCCTATCTAGACCAAAGTTCTGCCAGCTATCCAAACAAATAGCTCTAGATCTCACGTAAGAGAGCCAAGCCAAATTGCCGAAATAAAGGGACTGGGGAGAGTCCACAGGCTCTTTTACCtgatttgttttaaatttgatttttaaaaagtctttttgaCCACATGGTGTCTTACACAACTAAACTGAGTGCAATCTACAACATTCAACATCTCTAACTGCAGCAGGTACAGATCCCACAAATGAAGTTCTGAGATGTTACATCTGCACATTTCTTTGATATTTTACTGCACCAGTGCAACTCAGTTACACTAATGCAAGATGTCTTGCAACTGATAGTGAAAGGTtgattccccctcttttcttttcagtcAAGGGGTGTGTGGAAGGCCTGAGGGAGGGGATAAAAAATTGTTCTGGGTACAAGACTAGCTGTGTCCATTAGCTTGACTTCAGTGATACAGGTCACCTTCTTTTAAGGTTCCTAGCAATGTTTTAAAAGTCTCTGAAGAAGTTTCCCAGGGAAACTTATCCTGTCTCCTTTGAGAAAGGGAATGAGCTGTTATCTCTTTATAAACCCAACTAAATCATGCAACATTTTAGATAATCCATTGCTATTCAACTGATGTATGAAACACACCCTACAAAGCATCTCAAAGTGTTTTCACATTACAAAAAAGCCATATACAaaacaactgcatatataaaaacgatgtgtgtgtgtgtgtgtgtgtgtgtgtgtatatataaaatctaaacaatttcaaataaattcaGATACCAACTGTGATAAAACTCTCTTCCTAAAAAGGCTGGTTGAAAAAGTCTTCaacaggcaccaaaaagacaatTTACACAATTGGTTGGGTGTAAGAGACGACCCTGTATTTTAGCTATTCTGACCCCCAAACTGCACAGGGCTGTGTACTCCAGAACTAGCACCGTGAACTCAGCtcagaagctaattggcagctaGCACAATTCTTTCAACAGTGGTGTAATAGGATGcaatattctgccttggtcagctgcattttgcactagctaCTGCCTccagggcagccctgcatagaatGCAACACGGTAATGCAATCTACAATGAGGACGCAATTAAGTATTGCGTTTAAACGAGGTAGTATAAGACTCCAGTTAGCTACTTACTCTTGAAGCATTGCTTGAGGAGGCGACAATGAGGTCATCAGCGGAGGGGACATTTGTTCAGGATAGTAGTCATTCCTAGGAGATTCCATGCCTGGTTCCACCTTAATAGATTTCCTTAGGGCTTGCTTCTCATAAGATTCTATAACAGACActacaagaaaaacaaacatagcAAATAAACACGTTTCCCCATCTTCTACATGCCACATGTAACTAACTTAAGATATTCCTGGGAAGATAGTCAACTGCTGAATATATTTTGTAGGCTGGTAAGTTCTGCATTCGAAACACTGTTACTTATTGCATTTTTTACTGCCCTTGCCTCCTCCAAGGAGGTCAGGACTAGGGCTGGACGATACATAGTTTTcaatattgtgatatatcaccagctaaacagcacaatataccgatatatcacaatgtctgaaataaggatggagctaggcattggctggcttcacggtttttcccacatCATGATTTTTGCCTAGCAGACACACATacatcatgattcgcaatatattgccaggtcaaaaagtaCGAAACCAGTATTACGATACGGACTtcagttttggacgatatattgatttatcacccagccctaatcaGGACAGCATCCCTTGTTTCTGCCTTTCCTTCCCCCTTTATTGTCACAAAAACTGTGACGCAGATTATGCAGAGAGTTAAATGCCTGGTCCACGAAGCAGGAATCTACTTCGCCTGCTCTTAGTTGAAAACACTTAACTTCCATATCCCCTTGTAAAAGAATAAACAGAAGCAGTTTTGTCACGACAGATGTGGCATGCCTTTAAGCAGAAGAACACCAGGTCCCTTTttaatttatcttttaaaaaataaaacatgggATGGGGAAGTCCACAAAATCCAGAACCTTTACCTGGCATGCTACTTGGGTTTTCCAACTCTTCTGAAAGGACCGTGGACACCATAATAGGATGCTGAAGGGGAGGAGCATACATAAAAGGGACAGGCTGCACTACGACGGGCTGTATAACTGGAAGCATCCCAGGGCTTCGAAGTCCATGGCGAGAAAGAGCTGCCATTACCGGAGGAATTGTTAATGGCATCGTGAAAGGCTGCAGTTTCTTCATTGGTGGGCTGGGCGAGGGCAGATTTAATCCAGGTGAGCCTCTCCTGGGCTGGAATTTCAGGGGCGAAGGAGAAGGAGAACTTCCTGACGAAGGAGGCGAGCTCCGCTTCACTGTGAGGTCGACAGGCTCAACTTGCACTCCGTTACAAAACCCTTCCGAAATCTGGTAGATTTTACTGGGCACCATGTTTGGCGTCGAATAAATGACACTGTACTTGTTGTGGTTCATTTGGTCCATGTAACTGGAGCTGAACGACTGTGcaaaagagggaaggaaatagGTGAAATGGAATCCAGGACACAAAATACGCTTTGTTAAATAAGGGGTCATCTCTGTGATGCTTTAACCTGAATTCCAGCGGACTCAAATATGAATTGAAATCCTACACAGATATTCTTTGAAGTGAGAAGCTCAGGCACGCATAGTTCTGCTTATGCAGAACCATACAGCCCCACAAAGCAGATGGCTTACAGGTTAGCCATCCTTGGTGCCTCACATCAACTACTTCTGCCACGTTAcagaatatattttaattatatatCAGGATCTTCTGTAATGAAAGTTGACCTGGTAGGATTAATTCTGTACCTTTTGGTGAATATGTCAAGTCAGGCCTGGCTACAAGGATGTGGACTCAGCCAGCTCAGATTCTAATTCTAATGTGAAGACATCAACCACAAGACAAGGACAGTCCTGGGAAAGACTTGCCATGTTTTCCTGGAACCACTGGGCCCATCAACCATTTGTTGTAGAGCAAAAGAGGAAGGCTACTGTGCTTGGGAGGAAAGCCAATTGGACATGGCCCCTATGCTGCTTATTTTTGTTCTATTCTACTGTTTGCAGTAACAGAATTTCTTCAACATAAATGTATTCCACTGCAAAACTACATGTAAATATGTTACATGAAACCGCAACATCCCTGTGGATGTTTTAATTGAGACCTTTCGACATCTGCagaggaccacaactcccatcacctatgaccactggccatgctggctggggctgatgggagttggagtccaacaacatctagagaggagtgttagaaactcaggtatatattCCAGGTGTCAAATGGGTCCTTAAACCAAGGCTGCAGTGTCACCAAAATGGactgtctagttgccatttggggacaAGACaactctaaagtcttatttttcaaatgatgggttcctgcttttggttttattttatatgttgtggtcttgttgtgaaccgcctgagacctctgggtatagggtggtatataagttgaattaataataataatagtgattgattctcagttaaacatctagCTAGTTCAGATggataaagaagaaaagtcacttttcccagggacagcccacatatatattggcctattcagacctttttttcttaatggtgactgtccctgctcaggctgcacagaaaaagcaatttggttccagaaatccattccgattgtgcagattaaaatataactgatagaattctacaggatgggggtATTACTGTATGTAAACACTCTaaatccaatgatccccagatggtgCAGATGTTAGGCACtatcctggtgcccaggcatcttcgCTTGGTTGCAAGTAGTCAAAAGCCAGGCGCAAAAAgtacctggctaatttcaaacactgccgaGAGCCACTTGCACTATTTGCTCAATAATCTTTCCAGACTCAACACTTCAGTGCCTCTGCCCCATCAAGCATTATTTCATTTGCAATCTTATGTCTGTCACAACCAAAAGAACACTGAAGCAAGGGAATTATGATAATTATTCAAGGATACTGACTAGGGAGACACTAATAATTAAAACAGCACCAAGCATCTAGCTCCTAGGGTTGGCCCAAGCAAAGCAATCCAAGAGGTCCACCCCAGCACTCCCTGCAATATTGCAAGGGATCCTGGGGCACACCTCTTGGATTGCACACCAGTTCTGTGCTCCTCCAAACCACTGCTTGGGTTGCTTGTGCAGTCGGGCTTGCACAAGATTAAATTGCCACAATAAGGCCAAATTAAACTCTTGCATTACCATTAGCAGAACAAAAACTGCAATGCTGTGGTGGTAACAGATAAGCAAATGCATTGAGGTGGCAATCAAGTGCAATTCAAGGTACCTGGAATGCTTTTCACTCACATGAAACAGACATATTCCTATTTGCCCAGGTATTTTGATGGCTGAAATATACTGTTCCTGAGAACCTTGAAATTAGCAACTGTGAGGATATCTGAGTTTTCTGAAATGATTTCAGAatatttaaattattgttgttatttaaaaaaaatgtttgctacTTAAGACTTCTTTGGAAGCAAGGGCAGCacattaatttaataataatattaatatttctgAAATACAGCGTCTTGTGACCTGGTACTATAAGCTACTGCAAAAGCAAATATTTGCAGTGCTATGACAAGTGTGGCAAACTAATCAAGCACAGTCGAACGCCATTattaacagaaacaaaaacataaaaatcaCCATACATGATCATAAGTTGTTATGAAGGTGAGAACTGAAAAGAGGCAGGGTGTGGCATCTGGGACAGAAATGGAGACAAGCGCAGCATCCAAAAGGGATTTCAAGCACCGCAGGAGCCAGCTGTATAACTGCAACCCTATGTGCTTAAAATTGGGTTGCACATATTGGGAGCACACCTTGGCAGGCAACATGGCAAGATGAACTTGCCCCACCAGTGAGAAGACACACCTTTAGTTACATCAGTGCAAGACACTCAGTGCACTGTTTCATGGCTATAGGATTGGAACATCAGGTAATGGATTTCAAACGTGAGTGCAACTGGaacagaagttttaaaaaaacacaggatGGGAGACAATGTTGTTGCTCCGTTCACAGATGGAgctttcatccaggcaagcacaGCTGCATTCACAGAAGCTGTCCTTCTGTGCGTGCAACTCTCCTCCCATTAACTGAGTGACTTTGTTGGACCTCACCTGTAATAATTTATGTCACCAATTCTGAAGTTCAAAACCTTTCATGTCAAGGAATGCCTTTTAGAAAGATGGTAACCGGAGTTCTAAGAGATCACGTTTTCTCTCTCTAATTAAAATAGCCTTGCATCCATTTTGATTGAGGTTGTTGATCCTAAGCGGACTTCCTTGAAATCAGTGCAACTTACTTCCTAgcaagtttctgagcacaattcaaagtgttggtactgacctttaaagctctaaatggcctcggcccagtatacctgaaggagcgtctccacccccatcgttccgcctggacactgagctccaattctgagggccttctgacagttccctcactgcgagaagtgaggctacagggaaccaggaagagggccttctcggtagcggcaccctcccatcagatgtcaaggaaataaacaaccacctgacttttagaaggcagccctgttcagggaagtttttaatgtttgatcttttatagtgcttttaatattctgttgggagacgcccagagtggctggggaaacctagacagatgggcggggtataaataataaattattattattattcccattaaACGTGACTGCAAAAATCTGTACAACTGCACAGAGCCGTGTGTGCTTAGCCCCCACCGAAAAGCATGTGGGTTATAGGACAGAAACCCATTCACATCAATATTGTAGGCAGGCGTTTTTAGAATTGTCTGGGATGTACAAACCAAAGCACAGGACTATAGTTGAGGTATAATGTAGCACGTTCCCCCCCCTCTAAAGGTTGCAGGTCATGTGTAACTTGCAAGCTAAATTTTAAAAGTCCCGTTTGCTTCAGATGTTAAAGCAACCATGGAATGCTTAAATAAACAAACTCCAGTGGGAAATACCTAACTGCTGAGggagaaaaaacacaaaattattAAATTATGCTAGGGATTCAACTTGCTCTCTGTTTCTCAGCTTGACAGAAAGAATTTTCATTGTGTTTAGCTACGCTAGCACAGAATTCACCCAAGTCAGCTGTTTTCGTGCCAGTCTGAAGAAGCCGATTTATTTTGACAGGGTTTCTTTTCCACATTTCTACTGAGCTGCACATTTCTAGCAGAAGATCATGAACATCATAGCAAACAAGGAAAGCTAGAGTGCAAAAACAGGAGAAGTGCTATAGGACACATCTGGTTAGTTATTacctaaaacaagaaaacccccaCACAAATAATTTGTAACCCTTTAATGGGCATTAGGCAATAACCAAACAAAACCATGTCACTATGGGCAAACTTAAGTTAACAAGTGACATCTGTCTAACAGAACATAATAGTCACACACGATCTGAAAGCTACTCTCAACAGCATCAGTTGCAGCATAAACTCCTGCCAAGCATTTAGCAGGCAAAACAgactacaaagggaaaaaatattattttttttaaaaaaatagtgggGTCAAAAAGTCATGAAATCCAAGGGGTAACGGTGCATCTGTAAACTTTCTATACATAGTCTAAAAGTATGACCCAGTCACAACAATAGTCACTGCATGAAGGCTATCTTTCTGACTGtactatattacagtggtacctcaggttacatacgcttcaggttacagactccgctaacccagaaatattacctcaggttaagaactttgcttcaggatgagaacagaaatcgtcctccggcgtcgcggcggcagcaggaggccctattagctaaagtggtgcttcaggttaagaacagtttcaggttaagaacggacctccagaatgaattaagtacttaacctgaggtaccactgtacttgaaagttTTACATTTAGTACAGTGTAGTTAGAAACAGCATGATCACAGCGATTACATGGCATACTGGGTCTTAAGCCTGCCAGGCAGAGTCCCAAGTTATCCTAATAGTATGTGGAAACAATGGGTGTATTCAGTTAATTAACTTCTGGCTTAATTAGCCAAGCTATGTATAACCTCCACAAACTGATCCACATGCAGCTCTCCTTAGCTCCCTTCATGTGAGCAGGAAAAGATGTCAGGAAGCTACTATCAAACCAGGTGTCCTGCTGCATGAATCTGAACCAGAAACTATGGTTAACAGTTTGGCTGATTTGGAAACCATTAACCATGTTTTCAGTTTGCTGTGGTTTACCATGGCTTGCCTTCCTACTGACAGAGAGGCTGTATTGCAGCTACACAGAACTGCATAGTTGGTTAAGTCTGGATTTGATCATTCAAACCggaacagcagcaaaataaataaataaactggattAATTAATATTCAGAAACAACCTACAGGTATGAAGTAGTTAACTACTGCTGAACACAAAAGCTATTTTTATCACAGATAAGATACCAGCTGCTGTAGCCTAGTATGCTGTTTCCAATAAATGCCAGCTCCTGGATTTtgctaagcaaaaaaaaaatatggatgtgATGAACTTCAGAATCGGGTGCTCTGTTTTGCAGCTAGATCACAAAGAGAGACAGAATATATGCTCAGTTTAGGCATGCAAGCCACTGAGTGATGAAATAAGTGTAATACTGCTTAAGTTATACGGCCACATACACATTGCAAGGCAGCACCATTAGATGTTGAGTAGCAATTCTTTAATTTGGAGACCCTGGGCTATAAGGAGCACGAAGTGCTCAGTTTGTAGCCATCTGCAACTTTTTGAGTAGCTTTTCTATAATAAGAGAAGAAGGGTATCTGGCTAAAAGAAGCAGCACTTCAAGGGAAAGAATATTCAAATATGTCACTTAATGTTCTATGGCACAGCAAACAATTATTCAgggtgctttctctctctctctctctctctctctctctctctctctctctctctctctctatcctaCTTCTATATGCAAGCTCTGTGAGGATACAGAAATACTGGCAAGCATGTTCTTGATGAAGGCTGCCTAATATGTGTCATCCAATTTTTAGACATCAGTCATGTGCTGGGGATTTTTCCAGGTCTATCCTGACCAAGATTGCTTTTCAAATATGTGTAAGTTGGAAAGCAAGGTAATCCAAATAACCGGGGAGTTGACGTATTTCTTCTCCACTTGTCCACACCTAGGACAAAGTCCAGCTAAACAGGTCACATTTTGTGATCTCCGCCCAGATATGAAAGCTCTCGTAAAGAGGCAACTCTGCTGTTAACTGACAAAACTTGCTACATAGCATACAGTGGGTGATGATTAATAATCATCATCACTAAGAACTCACATCAAATCTCCTCTCAAAAGGAAGATTTATGCAGGTCTTCTACAACGGACAGTAAGTCCTGTTCTTCTGTGGGAGATTTGTGTATTCATCTTACTTAAAAAGCAGGTGTACCCTATCTGCCTTTCCACCAAATGTAGGCCTCAAAAGTGGACACTCCAATAGCAAAAGCATCTGCTGCTAATTTGTGCTTTTCTGGAAACTTCCGTGGCACTGTTTATTCCAAGGTAACAAGTACCACATTAACTATTTCACATCACATGTACTCAACAGGGTGGAGCTCAGGCGACTCTGTAATTACATCTACTATATAGTTATCACTCATGTGTGTAGTAACACCATCCCCGAACTGCCCAGTCCACCAGAGAGATGACAAAATGCTGTGGGTGTGTCCTGCCATTATGCGATTGTGGTAAACCTGTTAAAACCGCACCCTTACAGTGTTGCTAAAACTCAACTTCGTTTCTTTTTCCTGGTGCTAAAAActgtgttatacagtggtacctcaggttaagtacttaattcgttccggaggtctgtacttaaccttaatctgttcttaacctgaagcaccactttagctaatggggcctcctgttgcctccgtgccgccggagcacgatttctgttctcatcctgaagcaaagttcttaacctgaagcactatttctgggttagcggagtctgtaaactgaagcgtatgtaacccgaggtaccactgtacacactgaTGGCACTCCACTCTCACCAGCATCTGATTGCGCAAAAACGTCAAGTTTTAAGCGGGAGAAAATGTTGGGCCGCGTGACAATTTTGCCAAATACTGCAGCAAACGCAATGCTCTCAATTAGAATCGTAAGATTTGCAAGAGGAAATGAGGATCGTTTTACTCCGCCTTCCCAAGGCAGAATATTGAACTTCTTTCCTCACACCACATGCTTTGCCGCCTTAAATTCTCTTCTTCCCCCACTGCTTCCAAAGCTTAAGGGGACTGCAGGAGCTACACGGGTCTGGTTTCTCCCAACACACCAAGTCAAACTTCACTGGCATGAGTGCACAGGCTTCTGGTTTTACACCCACTCTGTTCCTTCCTGATCCCTTCTGCTGCCGTGCCacactaagccaaggtttggtttAAGAAGCCATCCAAAAAATGAAATAAGTGAATTTGTCACTCATAAAACCATAGATCACAGGagcatagaattgtggagctggaagggtccATGAGGGTCCAAAccgcatgcaatgcaggaatctttagcccaatgtagggctcaaaccctcaaccctgagattcagagtcgcacgctctactgactgagctatcccagcagtatgaatgcatttacagtggtacctcgggttaagtacttaattcattccggaggtccgtacttaacctgaaactgttcttaacctgaagcaccactttagctaatggggcttcctgctgtcgccgtgccgccggagcccgatttctgttctcatcctgaagcaaagttcttaacctgaagcgtatgcaacccgaggtaccattgtataccaTTCCGACCATGAACACCCATCCACCCCTCCTCTCCTGTTTATATCTGAAGTCTCTCCCCACAAAGTCatcacctcttcttccttcctcttctcacTCGAAACACATTCTctctccaccacacacacacacacacacacataataataataataataataataataataataataaacaaacacacGCCAAATCTTCACTGCTGCAATCCGCTTAACATCCAAGACCAATTTAGAGGTACACCCTGGTACTGATGCTATCAGCTCCAGATGGGAGTGTTACAAAGAAGTCTTTGAAGAAGCCCAACTTTTCCTGTTAATACCACTGCTCTCTTTGGTCTTCATCCAT from Podarcis raffonei isolate rPodRaf1 chromosome 9, rPodRaf1.pri, whole genome shotgun sequence harbors:
- the KLF3 gene encoding Krueppel-like factor 3 isoform X2, which codes for MLMFDPVPIKQEAMEPVPVSFSSSYMDQMNHNKYSVIYSTPNMVPSKIYQISEGFCNGVQVEPVDLTVKRSSPPSSGSSPSPSPLKFQPRRGSPGLNLPSPSPPMKKLQPFTMPLTIPPVMAALSRHGLRSPGMLPVIQPVVVQPVPFMYAPPLQHPIMVSTVLSEELENPSSMPVSVIESYEKQALRKSIKVEPGMESPRNDYYPEQMSPPLMTSLSPPQAMLQENHPSVIVQPGKRPLPVESPDTQRKRRIHRCDYEGCNKVYTKSSHLKAHRRTHTGEKPYKCTWEGCTWKFARSDELTRHFRKHTGVKPFQCPDCDRSFSRSDHLALHRKRHMLV
- the KLF3 gene encoding Krueppel-like factor 3 isoform X3 — protein: MDQMNHNKYSVIYSTPNMVPSKIYQISEGFCNGVQVEPVDLTVKRSSPPSSGSSPSPSPLKFQPRRGSPGLNLPSPSPPMKKLQPFTMPLTIPPVMAALSRHGLRSPGMLPVIQPVVVQPVPFMYAPPLQHPIMVSTVLSEELENPSSMPVSVIESYEKQALRKSIKVEPGMESPRNDYYPEQMSPPLMTSLSPPQAMLQENHPSVIVQPGKRPLPVESPDTQRKRRIHRCDYEGCNKVYTKSSHLKAHRRTHTGEKPYKCTWEGCTWKFARSDELTRHFRKHTGVKPFQCPDCDRSFSRSDHLALHRKRHMLV
- the KLF3 gene encoding Krueppel-like factor 3 isoform X1, coding for MTPYLTKRILCPGFHFTYFLPSFAQSFSSSYMDQMNHNKYSVIYSTPNMVPSKIYQISEGFCNGVQVEPVDLTVKRSSPPSSGSSPSPSPLKFQPRRGSPGLNLPSPSPPMKKLQPFTMPLTIPPVMAALSRHGLRSPGMLPVIQPVVVQPVPFMYAPPLQHPIMVSTVLSEELENPSSMPVSVIESYEKQALRKSIKVEPGMESPRNDYYPEQMSPPLMTSLSPPQAMLQENHPSVIVQPGKRPLPVESPDTQRKRRIHRCDYEGCNKVYTKSSHLKAHRRTHTGEKPYKCTWEGCTWKFARSDELTRHFRKHTGVKPFQCPDCDRSFSRSDHLALHRKRHMLV